Proteins encoded together in one Staphylococcus aureus window:
- the dapD gene encoding 2,3,4,5-tetrahydropyridine-2,6-dicarboxylate N-acetyltransferase: MVQHLTAEEIIQYISDAKKSTPIKVYLNGNFEGITYPESFKVFGSEQSKVIFCEADDWKPFYEAYGSQFEDIEIEMDRRNSAIPLKDLTNTNARIEPGAFIREQAIIEDGAVVMMGATINIGAVVGEGTMIDMNATLGGRATTGKNVHVGAGAVLAGVIEPPSASPVIIEDDVLIGANAVILEGVRVGKGAIVAAGAIVTQDVPAGAVVAGTPAKVIKQASEVQDTKKEIVAALRKLND; the protein is encoded by the coding sequence ATGGTACAACATTTAACAGCTGAAGAAATTATTCAATATATAAGTGATGCTAAAAAGTCTACACCAATAAAAGTATATTTAAATGGTAATTTTGAAGGCATCACATATCCAGAAAGTTTTAAAGTATTTGGTTCAGAACAATCTAAAGTAATCTTTTGTGAAGCGGATGATTGGAAACCTTTTTACGAAGCATATGGTAGTCAATTCGAAGATATAGAAATTGAAATGGATCGTCGCAATTCTGCTATTCCATTAAAAGACTTAACAAATACGAATGCACGAATTGAACCAGGTGCGTTTATTAGAGAACAAGCCATTATTGAAGATGGTGCTGTCGTTATGATGGGCGCAACAATTAATATTGGCGCAGTCGTTGGCGAAGGTACAATGATTGATATGAATGCTACTCTCGGTGGTCGTGCTACAACTGGTAAAAATGTACATGTAGGGGCTGGCGCAGTATTAGCAGGTGTGATTGAACCCCCTAGTGCTTCACCGGTTATAATCGAGGATGATGTATTAATCGGTGCAAATGCAGTTATTTTAGAAGGTGTACGTGTTGGTAAAGGTGCTATTGTTGCAGCTGGCGCGATTGTGACACAAGATGTACCAGCTGGTGCAGTTGTTGCTGGTACACCTGCAAAAGTGATTAAGCAAGCTTCTGAAGTACAAGATACTAAAAAAGAGATTGTAGCAGCATTAAGAAAACTGAATGACTAG
- a CDS encoding amidohydrolase, with the protein MNELEFVTKHRRHLHQHPELSLHEFETTAYIKAFLDSLNIKYDCPLETGVIAYLEGNGSHTIAYRADIDALPILEENDVPYRSQSDHVMHACGHDGHTTALMLFVQRCKDMQDAGQLPQNVVFIFQPAEETGGGANRLIKAGAFDKYPIEAVFGIHVNPFADEGIAVIRDEEITASATEYRFFLTGLSSHVADKEQGHSCGEALQHVLTQISQIQQFHLNGLKRNIVHIGHFKAGEAINTVPSNGYLEGTIRTYDIDDLTIVKNQMHKIAESVKLLFNVDCEVKFAEGYPPTINSPKLRTQIEDALIKADLNVYDKPTPFLFGEDFSFYGQQLAPAYFVFIGTRNEDKGFVTGLHTSHLNFDEKVLINVVNFYENLLNNYKEV; encoded by the coding sequence ATGAATGAATTAGAATTTGTTACGAAACATCGCCGTCATTTACATCAACATCCTGAATTAAGCTTACATGAATTTGAAACAACTGCTTATATTAAAGCGTTTTTAGATAGTTTAAATATTAAATACGATTGCCCATTGGAAACTGGCGTCATTGCATACTTAGAAGGTAATGGCTCACATACGATAGCGTATAGAGCTGATATTGATGCGTTACCTATTTTAGAGGAAAATGATGTGCCTTATCGCAGTCAATCTGATCATGTGATGCATGCTTGTGGACATGATGGTCATACAACTGCATTAATGCTTTTTGTACAACGTTGCAAAGACATGCAAGATGCAGGTCAATTACCGCAAAATGTCGTTTTCATTTTCCAACCTGCAGAAGAAACTGGTGGCGGTGCAAATCGATTAATAAAAGCCGGTGCCTTTGATAAGTATCCAATTGAAGCGGTATTTGGTATTCATGTTAACCCATTTGCTGATGAAGGCATTGCAGTGATAAGAGATGAAGAAATTACGGCCAGCGCAACAGAGTATCGCTTTTTCTTAACAGGCCTGTCAAGTCATGTTGCTGATAAAGAACAAGGTCATTCTTGTGGTGAAGCATTACAACATGTATTAACTCAAATATCACAAATTCAACAATTTCACCTTAACGGTTTGAAACGAAATATTGTTCATATTGGTCATTTTAAAGCTGGTGAAGCGATTAACACTGTACCAAGTAATGGCTATTTAGAAGGTACTATTCGTACATATGATATTGATGATTTAACAATCGTTAAAAATCAAATGCACAAGATAGCAGAAAGTGTCAAGCTTCTGTTTAATGTAGATTGTGAAGTTAAATTTGCAGAAGGTTATCCCCCTACAATCAATAGTCCGAAATTACGTACTCAAATAGAGGACGCCTTAATAAAAGCTGATTTAAATGTCTATGACAAACCAACGCCATTCTTATTTGGGGAAGATTTTAGTTTTTATGGTCAACAACTAGCTCCAGCTTACTTTGTTTTTATAGGAACACGAAATGAAGATAAAGGTTTTGTAACTGGTTTGCACACATCACATTTAAATTTTGATGAAAAAGTGTTAATAAACGTGGTTAATTTTTACGAAAATTTATTAAATAATTACAAAGAGGTGTAA
- a CDS encoding alanine racemase, producing the protein MTATWSVNKKIFLQNAITVKNNQPLMAVVKNNAYHYDLEFAVTQFIHAGIDTFSTTSLREAIQIRQLAPDATIFLMNAVYEFDLVREHQIHMTLPSLTYYYNHKNDLAGIHVHLEFENLLHRSGFKDLNEIKEVLKDHHHNQNAKMIISGLWTHFGYADEFDVSDYNVERSQWMEIVEALLSEGYQFDLIHAQNSASFYREGQILLPHHTHARVGIALYGSRPYSSLNQHDIVQSLTLKAHVIQVREVQAGDYCGYSFAFEVTKNNTKLAVVDIGYGDGILRTRAKHEALINGKRYPIRALMMSHMFVEVDGNVHAQDEVILYNNDIRIDEYTFKGVGANSEQLSAMNHDSLKKEYISNDC; encoded by the coding sequence TTGACAGCAACATGGTCTGTAAATAAGAAAATATTTTTACAAAATGCAATCACAGTCAAAAACAATCAGCCATTAATGGCAGTTGTTAAAAATAATGCATATCACTATGACCTAGAATTTGCTGTAACTCAGTTTATCCATGCAGGTATAGATACATTTAGCACAACATCACTACGAGAAGCAATTCAAATTAGACAACTTGCTCCAGATGCAACAATCTTTTTAATGAATGCAGTTTACGAGTTTGATTTAGTCCGTGAACATCAAATACACATGACTTTGCCGTCGTTGACATATTACTATAACCATAAAAATGATTTAGCTGGTATTCATGTTCACTTAGAATTTGAAAATTTATTACATCGGTCTGGATTTAAAGATTTAAACGAAATTAAAGAAGTATTGAAAGATCACCATCATAATCAAAATGCAAAAATGATTATTAGTGGTTTATGGACCCATTTTGGATATGCTGATGAATTCGATGTGTCAGATTATAATGTTGAACGTTCACAATGGATGGAAATTGTTGAAGCACTTTTATCTGAAGGTTATCAGTTCGACCTAATCCATGCTCAAAATAGTGCGAGTTTTTATCGGGAAGGACAAATATTACTACCCCACCATACACATGCGCGTGTAGGTATTGCGTTATACGGTTCAAGACCATATAGTTCACTGAATCAACATGATATAGTTCAGTCATTAACTTTAAAAGCACATGTTATTCAAGTGCGCGAAGTACAAGCTGGTGATTATTGCGGTTATAGCTTTGCCTTTGAAGTGACTAAAAACAATACAAAATTAGCTGTAGTTGATATCGGTTATGGCGATGGAATTTTAAGAACTCGTGCTAAACATGAAGCACTTATCAATGGTAAACGCTACCCGATACGTGCATTAATGATGAGCCATATGTTTGTTGAAGTAGATGGCAATGTACATGCACAAGATGAAGTTATTCTTTATAATAATGATATCCGCATCGATGAATATACCTTTAAAGGTGTTGGTGCAAATTCTGAACAATTAAGTGCTATGAATCATGATTCTTTAAAAAAGGAGTACATTTCAAATGACTGTTAA
- the lysA gene encoding diaminopimelate decarboxylase has protein sequence MTVKYNQNGELTMDGISLKTIAQSFGTPTIVYDELQIREQMRRYHRAFKDSGLKYNISYASKAFTCIQMVKLVAEEDLQLDVVSEGELYTALEAGFEPSRIHFHGNNKTKHEIRYALENNIGYFVIDSLEEIELIDRYANDTVQVVLRVNPGVEAHTHEFIQTGQEDSKFGLSIQYGLAKKAIDKVQQSKHLKLKGVHCHIGSQIEGTEAFIETAKIVLRWLKEQGIQVELLNLGGGFGIKYVEGDESFPIESGIKDITDAIKSEIKVLGIDAPEIGIEPGRSIVGEAGVTLYEVGTIKEIPEINKYVSIDGGMSDHIRTALYDAKYQALLVNRNEEADDSVTIAGKLCESGDIIIKDAKLPSSVKRGDYLAILSTGAYHYSMASNYNQMQKPSVFFLKDGKAREVIKRQSLRQLIINDTK, from the coding sequence ATGACTGTTAAATATAATCAAAATGGCGAATTAACAATGGATGGTATTAGTTTAAAAACGATTGCACAAAGCTTTGGTACACCTACCATTGTTTATGATGAACTACAAATTAGAGAACAGATGCGCCGTTACCATCGCGCATTTAAAGATAGTGGATTAAAATACAATATTTCATACGCCTCAAAGGCATTTACTTGCATTCAAATGGTCAAACTTGTAGCTGAGGAAGATTTACAGTTAGATGTTGTTTCTGAAGGTGAATTATATACAGCTTTAGAAGCAGGTTTTGAACCGAGTCGCATCCATTTCCATGGTAACAATAAAACGAAACATGAAATTAGGTATGCTTTAGAAAATAATATCGGTTATTTTGTTATAGATTCATTAGAAGAAATTGAATTAATAGACCGCTATGCTAATGATACGGTTCAAGTTGTATTACGAGTTAATCCAGGTGTTGAAGCACATACACACGAATTTATTCAAACTGGGCAAGAAGATAGTAAGTTTGGATTATCAATTCAATATGGCTTAGCTAAAAAAGCAATTGACAAAGTCCAACAATCTAAACACTTAAAATTAAAAGGTGTACATTGTCATATTGGTTCACAGATTGAAGGTACAGAAGCATTTATTGAAACTGCTAAAATTGTTTTACGTTGGCTTAAAGAGCAAGGCATTCAAGTTGAATTATTAAACCTTGGTGGTGGCTTTGGTATTAAATATGTTGAAGGTGACGAAAGTTTCCCTATCGAAAGTGGTATTAAAGATATTACAGACGCAATAAAATCCGAAATTAAAGTTCTAGGTATAGATGCACCAGAAATAGGTATTGAACCGGGACGATCAATTGTAGGTGAAGCTGGCGTTACTTTATATGAAGTTGGAACCATTAAAGAAATTCCAGAGATTAATAAATATGTTTCAATCGATGGCGGTATGAGTGATCATATCAGAACTGCACTTTATGACGCAAAGTATCAAGCATTGCTTGTTAATAGAAATGAAGAAGCAGATGACAGTGTAACTATAGCTGGAAAATTATGTGAGTCTGGTGATATCATTATTAAAGACGCTAAATTACCTTCATCAGTCAAACGTGGAGACTATCTTGCTATATTATCAACTGGTGCATATCATTACTCTATGGCATCCAATTACAATCAAATGCAAAAGCCTTCTGTGTTTTTCTTAAAAGATGGCAAAGCACGTGAAGTTATAAAGCGACAATCGTTAAGACAACTCATTATTAATGATACAAAATAA
- the msaC gene encoding sarA expression modulator MsaC — MKYLILSLVANLLVFGVLSAIGLNINILAAMMIVLVIPIMISGILFFKTNIDKTYIFFNIIFIDFYYYIYNVHLMTLPKFNNYIKAEMMELEDIDVLITSKDFGFDEILFYTLYLLLILIVLYYLKKQVKHKI, encoded by the coding sequence ATGAAATATCTTATCCTTAGTTTAGTTGCTAATTTATTAGTTTTCGGTGTATTATCTGCAATTGGATTAAATATTAATATTTTAGCAGCAATGATGATTGTATTAGTGATTCCGATAATGATTTCTGGGATACTATTTTTCAAAACTAATATTGATAAAACATACATATTTTTTAACATCATATTTATCGACTTTTATTACTATATTTACAATGTACATTTAATGACTTTGCCAAAGTTTAATAATTATATTAAAGCAGAGATGATGGAATTAGAAGATATTGATGTATTAATTACAAGTAAAGATTTTGGATTTGATGAAATTCTGTTTTATACATTATATTTGTTGTTAATTCTTATCGTTTTATATTATTTGAAAAAGCAAGTAAAGCATAAAATCTAA
- a CDS encoding cold-shock protein encodes MKQGTVKWFNAEKGFGFIEVEGDRGPQAANVVKL; translated from the coding sequence ATGAAACAAGGTACAGTTAAATGGTTTAACGCTGAAAAAGGATTCGGCTTTATCGAAGTTGAAGGCGACCGCGGTCCACAAGCTGCAAACGTTGTTAAACTATAA
- the msaA gene encoding regulatory protein MsaA, producing MWTVTKIRADYEGWWLFSDWPENIVEKYQYQDFDDMFKHYQQLINQCKVQFDNYVTGKYNIYAFYNNCDMNYCEDCEEDLQIFYSFIVLQNNEVYYKLPIID from the coding sequence ATGTGGACAGTTACCAAAATTAGAGCCGATTATGAGGGATGGTGGTTATTCAGTGACTGGCCAGAAAACATTGTTGAAAAATATCAATATCAAGATTTTGATGACATGTTTAAGCACTATCAACAATTGATTAATCAATGTAAAGTTCAGTTCGATAACTATGTCACAGGCAAATATAATATTTATGCATTTTATAATAATTGTGACATGAACTATTGCGAAGATTGTGAAGAGGATTTACAAATATTTTATAGTTTCATTGTTTTACAAAATAATGAAGTATATTATAAACTACCAATAATTGATTAA
- a CDS encoding acylphosphatase, translating to MRHIHLQVFGRVQGVGFRYFTQRIAMNYNIVGTVQNVDDYVEIYAQGDDADIERFIQGVIEGASPASNVTSHQLEELELNQKLSDFRSI from the coding sequence ATGAGACATATACATTTACAAGTATTCGGACGCGTTCAAGGCGTCGGATTTAGATATTTTACACAACGCATTGCAATGAACTATAACATTGTCGGTACTGTTCAAAATGTAGATGACTATGTAGAGATATATGCACAAGGGGATGACGCAGATATAGAGAGATTTATTCAAGGTGTAATTGAAGGTGCCTCACCAGCATCAAATGTAACAAGCCATCAACTTGAAGAGTTAGAACTAAATCAAAAATTATCGGATTTTCGATCAATATAA
- a CDS encoding 5-bromo-4-chloroindolyl phosphate hydrolysis family protein produces MTVRYNISHIFGVLVGIPVAFLTSIFGMIALDVSFLIDMSIGIVGFLMTYLPIQKLTSRKYLNEIGLTRKDYRYIRNQLNHTHQKLRGILKTYVNIRSIKDFRQINDIYQISRSIYTTVRQRPASFYKVEGFFYSHIDNALNLVDAYTRLAKMPKKSINEQQKLEQTRITLDEVKRTLIADLKRLNEDDYERLDIEMELNKLHQKHHQD; encoded by the coding sequence ATGACAGTGAGATATAATATTTCTCATATATTTGGGGTGTTAGTGGGAATTCCTGTAGCGTTTTTAACAAGCATATTTGGGATGATTGCACTTGATGTATCTTTTTTAATTGATATGTCTATTGGTATTGTTGGCTTTTTAATGACATACCTACCGATACAAAAACTCACTTCACGCAAATATTTAAACGAAATTGGTTTGACTAGAAAAGACTATCGCTATATTCGAAATCAGTTAAATCATACACACCAAAAACTTAGAGGTATTTTAAAAACGTATGTCAATATAAGATCAATTAAAGATTTTAGGCAGATTAATGATATATACCAAATTTCACGTTCTATTTATACGACAGTTAGACAGAGACCTGCATCATTTTATAAAGTTGAAGGCTTTTTTTATTCTCATATTGATAATGCTTTAAATTTGGTTGATGCATATACACGTCTAGCAAAAATGCCCAAAAAATCAATTAATGAACAGCAAAAGTTAGAACAAACACGAATTACTTTGGATGAGGTCAAACGAACATTAATCGCTGATTTAAAGCGTCTCAACGAAGATGATTATGAACGTTTAGATATTGAAATGGAATTAAATAAGTTACATCAAAAACATCATCAAGATTGA
- a CDS encoding toxic anion resistance protein, with translation MTENKSFKESHPLDDFISDKELSNTTIQKEKLTIEQQKQVDTISKQINPLDNEGLLAFGSDLQKQMSQFSHQMLDEVQSKDVGPIGDTLSDLMSKLKSVNPNELNTDKPSMLKRIFSRAKSSINEIFSRMQSVSAQVDRITIQLQKHQTHLTRDIELLDTLYDKNKQYFDDLSLHIIAAQQKKLQLENEKLPQLQQQAQQSTNQMDIQQVADMQQFIDRLDKRIYDLQLSRQIALQTAPQIRMIQNVNQALAEKIQSSILTSIPLWKNQMAIALTLMRQRNAVAAQRAVTDTTNDLLTANAEMLKQNAIETATENERGIVDLDTLKRTQRNIIETIEETLIIQQHGREERQLAEKELQQLEQDLKSHLVNIKGPNKQS, from the coding sequence ATGACTGAAAATAAAAGTTTCAAAGAAAGCCATCCACTAGATGATTTTATAAGCGATAAAGAATTATCGAATACTACTATTCAAAAAGAAAAGTTAACAATTGAACAACAAAAACAGGTAGACACAATCAGTAAACAAATTAACCCTTTAGACAATGAAGGTTTATTAGCGTTTGGTTCTGATTTACAGAAACAAATGTCTCAATTTTCACATCAAATGTTGGATGAAGTACAAAGTAAAGATGTTGGTCCTATTGGAGATACTTTGTCAGATCTAATGTCAAAACTAAAGTCAGTTAATCCAAATGAGTTAAATACTGATAAACCATCTATGTTAAAAAGAATTTTTAGCAGAGCAAAGTCGTCTATCAATGAAATCTTTTCAAGAATGCAATCAGTTAGTGCTCAAGTCGATCGCATAACGATTCAACTGCAGAAACATCAAACACATTTAACAAGAGATATTGAATTATTAGATACGCTATATGATAAAAACAAACAATACTTTGATGACTTATCATTGCATATCATTGCTGCACAGCAAAAAAAGTTGCAATTAGAAAATGAAAAGCTACCACAATTGCAACAGCAAGCGCAGCAATCCACTAATCAAATGGATATTCAACAAGTTGCAGATATGCAGCAATTTATAGATAGACTAGATAAACGCATATATGACTTACAGCTTTCAAGACAAATAGCTTTGCAAACTGCGCCACAAATTCGTATGATTCAAAATGTTAATCAAGCACTTGCCGAGAAGATACAAAGTTCAATTTTGACAAGTATTCCACTATGGAAAAATCAAATGGCCATTGCGCTTACATTAATGAGACAGCGTAATGCAGTTGCTGCACAACGAGCTGTCACTGATACAACTAATGATTTATTAACAGCAAATGCTGAAATGTTGAAACAAAATGCGATTGAAACTGCAACAGAAAATGAGCGTGGCATTGTTGATCTTGATACATTGAAACGTACACAGCGTAACATTATTGAGACAATTGAAGAAACATTAATTATTCAACAACACGGTCGCGAAGAACGACAATTAGCTGAAAAAGAATTACAACAATTAGAACAAGATTTAAAGTCACATTTAGTGAACATCAAAGGACCGAATAAACAATCATAA
- a CDS encoding branched-chain amino acid-like transporter carrier protein BrnQ3 codes for MNKNTWVIGFTLFAMFFGAGNLIFPPNLGLDSGQFFWPAILAFVLTGIGLPLLGVIVGALDKEGYIGALNKISPKFSILFLIIIYLTIGPLFAIPRTASTSFEMTITPIIHSNSSIALFIFTIIYFIVVLYICLNPSKLIDRIGSLLTPLLLITILAMIIKGYLDFSGNSAGKGNEALYHSNFSSFAEGFTQGYLTMDAIAAIAFSMIVVNAVKLTGITKTNQIFKQTLTAGLIAAVALIFIYISLGYIGNHMPVSDMTLDQLKSKDRNIGTYLLTTMASTGFGSFGKYLLGIIVALACLTTACGLIVAVSEYFHRIVPKVSYKAFVLVFILMSFIIANQGLNAVISMSIPVLSIVYPVAITVVLLILIAKFIPTKRISQQIPVIIVFILSIFSVISKLGWLKINFIESLPLRAYSLEWFPVAIIATILGYLVGIFVKQDPIKYQQE; via the coding sequence ATGAATAAAAATACATGGGTCATTGGGTTTACGCTCTTCGCTATGTTTTTTGGCGCAGGCAATCTAATTTTTCCTCCTAATCTCGGATTGGATAGTGGTCAATTTTTCTGGCCCGCCATTTTAGCGTTTGTTCTAACTGGGATTGGTTTACCATTATTAGGTGTGATTGTAGGTGCACTTGATAAAGAAGGATATATTGGCGCATTAAATAAAATTTCACCTAAATTTTCAATATTGTTCTTAATCATCATTTATTTGACTATAGGACCACTTTTTGCAATACCTAGAACTGCATCTACATCTTTTGAAATGACAATTACACCAATTATACATAGCAATAGTAGTATCGCTTTATTTATATTTACGATTATCTACTTCATAGTCGTTTTGTATATTTGTTTAAATCCATCTAAGTTAATCGATCGTATTGGTTCATTATTAACACCATTATTATTGATTACTATTTTAGCGATGATTATTAAAGGATACTTAGACTTTAGCGGTAATAGTGCTGGAAAGGGCAATGAAGCACTATATCATTCTAATTTTTCAAGTTTTGCTGAAGGCTTTACACAAGGCTATTTAACAATGGATGCCATTGCAGCAATTGCTTTTTCAATGATTGTTGTTAATGCAGTAAAACTAACAGGCATTACTAAAACAAATCAAATATTCAAACAAACTTTGACTGCTGGTTTAATTGCAGCCGTAGCTTTAATTTTCATATATATTTCATTAGGTTATATTGGTAATCATATGCCAGTAAGTGACATGACGTTAGATCAATTGAAATCCAAAGATCGAAACATTGGGACATATTTATTAACGACAATGGCTTCAACAGGATTTGGTTCATTCGGAAAATATTTATTGGGCATCATTGTGGCGCTGGCATGTCTAACTACAGCATGCGGGCTTATTGTTGCAGTTTCTGAATATTTCCATAGAATCGTACCTAAAGTATCATACAAAGCATTTGTATTAGTTTTCATTTTAATGAGTTTTATTATTGCTAACCAAGGTTTAAATGCTGTTATCTCAATGTCAATTCCGGTATTAAGCATTGTATACCCAGTAGCAATAACTGTTGTATTATTAATTTTAATTGCCAAATTCATACCGACAAAACGCATTTCACAACAAATTCCAGTTATTATCGTATTTATATTGTCGATTTTCAGTGTTATTAGTAAGTTAGGTTGGCTGAAAATTAACTTTATAGAATCATTGCCTCTAAGAGCGTATTCTTTAGAGTGGTTCCCAGTAGCAATTATTGCAACGATATTAGGCTATCTAGTCGGCATATTTGTAAAACAAGATCCAATTAAATATCAACAGGAATAA